One segment of Struthio camelus isolate bStrCam1 chromosome 27, bStrCam1.hap1, whole genome shotgun sequence DNA contains the following:
- the REEP4 gene encoding receptor expression-enhancing protein 4 isoform X1: protein MLAGRWPALRRGSVPAPSLLPATPGSDPLVSVALEGVKAKLRRWGKQVCYSLLVLVYMWWPACLTPPLRYRLVFGMLYPAYASYKAVKTKNIREYVRWMMYWIVFAIFMATETFTDIFISWFPFYYEIKMAFVVWLLSPYTRGASLLYRKIVHPMLSRKEQEIDTYIIQAKERSYETMVRFGKRGLNIAATAAVQAAAKSQGALAGRLRSFSMQDLRSIPDEAPVHYRDPLYLEEPESEGQLLDYRAAAAGRQCESDTDDERWSASPRAAAHGRDPKPLSRSQSLRVVKKKPQGKEGSSRLVRARIRRKAAQQDQDS from the exons ATGCTCGCAGGGCGATGGCCGGCTCTGCGCCGCGGCTCCGTGCCGGCGCCGTCCCTTCTCCCCGCGACTCCGGGGTCTGACCCGCTGGTCAGCGTGGCGCTGGAGGGGGTCAAGGCCAAGCTGCGGAGATGGGGCAAGCAGGTGTGCTACTCCCTACTGGTACTGGTCTACATGTGGTGGCCTGCGTGCCTCACGCCCCCCCTCCGTTACAGGCTGGTCTTCGGCATGCTGTATCCTGCCTACGCTTCCTACAAGGCTGTGAAGACCAAAAACATCCGGGAATAT GTCCGCTGGATGATGTACTGGATTGTGTTTGCAATCTTCATGGCCACGGAGACTTTCACTGACATATTTATTTCCTG gtttcccttcTACTATGAGATCAAGATGGCTTTTGTGGTCTGGCTCCTTTCCCCCTACACCAGAGGGGCCAGCCTGCTGTACCGCAAAATCGTGCACCCCATGCTGTCCCGCAAAGAGCAG GAGATAGACACGTACATCATCCAGGCCAAGGAGCGCAGCTATGAGACCATGGTGCGCTTCGGCAAGAGGGGCCTCAACATAGCAGCCACAGCTGCAGTGCAGGCGGCAGCCAAG AGCCAGGGTGCCCTGGCTGGGCGGCTCCGCAGTTTCAGCATGCAGGACCTGCGATCCATCCCGGACGAGGCCCCCGTGCACTATCGGGACCCCCTGTACCTAGAGGAGCCAGAGAGCGAGGGGCAGCTGCTGG ACTATCGAgcagccgcggccggccggcagtGCGAGAGCGACACGGATGATGAGCGCTGgtcagcctctcccagggctgcagcccaTGGCAGGGACCCCAAGCCGCTCTCCAGGAGCCAGAGCCTGCGCGTGGTGAAGAAGAAGCCGCAGGGCAAAGAG GGCTCTTCCCGCCTGGTGCGTGCCCGGATCaggaggaaagcagctcagcaggacCAGGACAGTTAG
- the REEP4 gene encoding receptor expression-enhancing protein 4 isoform X2: MVSWMLSRVVVLVFGMLYPAYASYKAVKTKNIREYVRWMMYWIVFAIFMATETFTDIFISWFPFYYEIKMAFVVWLLSPYTRGASLLYRKIVHPMLSRKEQEIDTYIIQAKERSYETMVRFGKRGLNIAATAAVQAAAKSQGALAGRLRSFSMQDLRSIPDEAPVHYRDPLYLEEPESEGQLLDYRAAAAGRQCESDTDDERWSASPRAAAHGRDPKPLSRSQSLRVVKKKPQGKEGSSRLVRARIRRKAAQQDQDS; the protein is encoded by the exons ATGGTGTCCTGGATGCTCAGCCGCGTGGTTGT GCTGGTCTTCGGCATGCTGTATCCTGCCTACGCTTCCTACAAGGCTGTGAAGACCAAAAACATCCGGGAATAT GTCCGCTGGATGATGTACTGGATTGTGTTTGCAATCTTCATGGCCACGGAGACTTTCACTGACATATTTATTTCCTG gtttcccttcTACTATGAGATCAAGATGGCTTTTGTGGTCTGGCTCCTTTCCCCCTACACCAGAGGGGCCAGCCTGCTGTACCGCAAAATCGTGCACCCCATGCTGTCCCGCAAAGAGCAG GAGATAGACACGTACATCATCCAGGCCAAGGAGCGCAGCTATGAGACCATGGTGCGCTTCGGCAAGAGGGGCCTCAACATAGCAGCCACAGCTGCAGTGCAGGCGGCAGCCAAG AGCCAGGGTGCCCTGGCTGGGCGGCTCCGCAGTTTCAGCATGCAGGACCTGCGATCCATCCCGGACGAGGCCCCCGTGCACTATCGGGACCCCCTGTACCTAGAGGAGCCAGAGAGCGAGGGGCAGCTGCTGG ACTATCGAgcagccgcggccggccggcagtGCGAGAGCGACACGGATGATGAGCGCTGgtcagcctctcccagggctgcagcccaTGGCAGGGACCCCAAGCCGCTCTCCAGGAGCCAGAGCCTGCGCGTGGTGAAGAAGAAGCCGCAGGGCAAAGAG GGCTCTTCCCGCCTGGTGCGTGCCCGGATCaggaggaaagcagctcagcaggacCAGGACAGTTAG
- the LGI3 gene encoding leucine-rich repeat LGI family member 3: MGLRRGARAPRGQGSAFLLLLVLACLWLPAGGRRPPRPPPCPSSCSCTRDTAFCVDSKAIPRNLPPEVISLTMVNAAFTEIREAAFAHIPSLQFLLLNSNKLTLIGDNAFAGLSHLQYLFIENNDIQALAKGTFRGLKSLTHLSLANNNLQTLPRDLFKPLDILSDLDLRGNALACDCKIKWLVEWMESTNTTVPAVFCSSPGQHQGQRIRDLELSDFECITTDFVVHQVLPFQSVSAEPFTYASDLYLALAQPSASSCAVLKWDYVERKLRDFDRIPAHSAVHCKPIVAQGQLYVVVAQLFGGSYIYRWDTTVDKFIKIQDIDSQKTRKPNDIEAFQIEGDWYFVIADSSKAGSTSLYRLSQNGFYSHQALHAWHRDTDVEYVENEGKPRLIISSSSQAPVIYQWNRSQKQFTPQGEVGEMLDVQMVKHFNVKRDHFLCLSRYIGDSKVVRWEGPRFIELQTLPSRGSMVMQPFSVEQRQYMALGSDFSFTHVYLWEEEKQKFVKFQELSVQAPRAFRYVPAADVQLLLAPSFKANTLVYRHVVVDLSL; this comes from the exons ATGGGGCTGCGCCGGGGGGCAAGGGCACCCAGGGGCCAAGgctctgctttcctcctgctgctggtcTTGGCCTGCCTCTGGCTGCCTGCGGGtggccggcggcccccccggccgcccccctgtCCCTCAAGCTGTTCCTGCACCCGTGACACAGCCTTCTGCGTGGACTCCAAGGCCATCCCCAGAAACCTGCCCCCCGAGGTCATCTCGCT GACCATGGTGAACGCAGCCTTCACGGAGATCCGCGAGGCGGCCTTCGCTCACATCCCCTCGCTGCAGTTCCT CCTGCTGAACTCCAACAAGCTCACGCTCATCGGGGACAACGCCTTTGCCGGGCTCTCGCACCTGCAGTACCT gtTCATCGAGAACAACGACATCCAGGCGCTGGCCAAGGGCACCTTCCGCGGGCTCAAGTCCCTGACCCACCT GTCTCTGGCCAACAACAACTTGCAGACACTGCCCCGGGACCTCTTCAAGCCGCTGGACATCCTGAGCGACCT GGACCTCCGGGGCAACGCGCTGGCCTGCGACTGCAAGATCAAGTGGCTGGTGGAGTGGATGGAGAGCACCAACACCACGGTCCCCGCCGTCTTCTGCAGCAGCCCCGGGCAGCACCAGGGCCAGCGGATCCGCGACCTGGAGCTCAGCGACTTCGAGTGCATCACCACGG ACTTCGTGGTGCACCAGGTGCTGCCCTTCCAGTCGGTGTCGGCTGAGCCCTTCACCTACGCCAGCGACCTCTACCTGGCCCTGGCGCAGCCCAGTGCCAGCAGCTGCGCCGTCCTCAAGTGGGACTACGTGGAGCGCAAGCTGCGCGACTTCGACCGCATCCCCG CTCACTCGGCGGTGCACTGCAAGCCCATCGTGGCCCAGGGCCAGCTGTACGTGGTGGTGGCGCAGCTCTTTGGGGGCTCCTACATCTACCGCTGGGACACCACCGTGGACAAGTTCATCAAGATCCAGGACATTGACAGCCAGAAGACCCGCAAGCCCAACGACATTGAGGCCTTCCAGATCGAGGGCGACTGGTACTTCGTCATCGCAGACAGCTCCAAGGCGGGCTCCACCAGCCTCTACCGCCTCAGCCAGAACGGCTTCTACTCCCACCAGGCCCTCCACGCCTGGCACCGCGACACCGACGTGGAGTACGTGGAGAACGAGGGCAAGCCTCGGCTCATCATCTCCAGCAGCTCCCAAGCGCCCGTCATCTACCAGTGGAACCGCTCGCAGAAGCAGTTCACCCCCCAGGGCGAGGTGGGCGAGATGCTGGACGTCCAGATGGTCAAGCACTTCAACGTCAAGAGGGACCATTTCCTCTGCCTCAGCCGCTACATCGGCGACTCCAAGGTGGTGCGCTGGGAAGGGCCGCGCTTCATCGAGCTCCAGACGCTCCCCTCCCGCGGCTCCATGGTGATGCAGCCCTTCTCCGTGGAGCAGCGCCAGTACATGGCTCTGGGCAGTGACTTCTCCTTCACCCACGTCTACCTgtgggaagaggagaagcagaagtTCGTCAAGTTTCAGGAGCTGTCGGTGCAGGCGCCCCGGGCTTTCCGCTATGTGCCCGCCGCTgacgtgcagctcctgctggctcccAGCTTCAAGGCCAACACGCTGGTCTACCGGCACGTGGTGGTGGACCTCAGCCTGTAG